In Gopherus evgoodei ecotype Sinaloan lineage unplaced genomic scaffold, rGopEvg1_v1.p scaffold_31_arrow_ctg1, whole genome shotgun sequence, a single window of DNA contains:
- the LOC115640607 gene encoding B-cell receptor CD22-like isoform X1, with protein MEALLLLALSILTGAGCQNWGVTLPAGPLAGWSGSRLTIPCSYTYPEGHLVKAVTWSRDKERIVRLTATAGQGYDKAKRAQFLGDLQHDCTLQLSPLALGDGGTYSFEFQTQSQSWRSPRAVCLTVLEHHCRVQQGISRSPGVLSGSMECSISERCAFSSLYWYDGAGARIPQETGKSKSSLSMRIIWQHRGAVLECRVWGYRNRCLPKGSQPPATGRPHRLKVLVDTDSPGPIREGDSFTLRCVGESESLYQVYFWIHNYEDLYGSPSLQIEEATLFHGGNYTCMKWVSDIGRAYLAISPTTYVAILAPPVVHVVATPGPHRRTGEPLSLTCQLDTSAYGGLGFSWYKDGERLEWAQVELAFTGIQVADGGEYQCEVHNTLGKSTSLPLTITVVYGSDCYQLSPGSMAGFGAGVLLLFLLSSLGVYCLARRIRQRKELGGSLQGDSREDPSAPQRDSLYEEIPCAGEIPCPLDDDDDYYNSPKDYCN; from the exons ATggaggccctgctgctgctggccctctCCATCCTGACTG gtgctggcTGCCAGAACTGGGGGGTGACCCTGCCCGCGGGCCCCCTGGCTGGATGGAGCGGCTCACGCCTGACAATCCCTTGCTCTTACACCTACCCCGAGGGGCACCTCGTCAAAGCCGTGACCTGGAGCCGGGACAAGGAGAGAATTGTGCGACTCACCGCAACAGCGGGGCAGGGCTATGACAAGGCCAAGCGCGCCCAGTTCCTGGGGGACCTGCAGCACGACTGCACCCTGCAACTCAGCCCGCTGGCACTCGGAGATGGGGGCACCTACTCCTTTGAGTTCCAGACCCAAAGCCAAAGCTGGAGAAGCCCCCGAGCTGTGTGTCTCACAGTGTTAG AACATCACTGCAGGGTCCAACAAGGCATCTCTAGGAGCCCTGGAGTCCTGAGTGGCAGCATGGAATGCTCCATCTCCGAGCGCTGCGCCTTCTCCAGCCTGTATTGGTACGACGGAGCCGGCGCGCGGATCCCGCAGGAAACTGGCAAGAGCAAAAGCAGTCTGAGCATGCGCATCATCTGGCAGCACCGGGGGGCAGTGCTGGAGTGCCGGGTGTGGGGCTACCGGAATAGGTGCCTCCCCAAAGGTTCCCAGCCCCCCGCCACCG GCCGGCCCCATCGCCTGAAGGTCCTGGTGGACACGGACAGCCCAGGCCCGATCAGGGAGGGCGACTCGTTCACGCTGAGATGCGTGGGGGAAAGCGAGTCGCTGTACCAGGTCTACTTCTGGATTCACAACTATGAGGACCTGTATGGGAGCCCCTCTCTGCAGATTGAAGAGGCAACCTTGTTTCACGGGGGCAATTACACCTGCATGAAGTGGGTCTCCGACATAGGGCGTGCCTACCTGGCCATATCCCCCACCACCTATGTGGCCATCCTTG CCCCCCCTGTGGTGCATGTGGTGGCCACCCCAGGCCCTCATCGCCGCACTGGGGAACCTCTGTCCCTGACGTGCCAGCTGGACACCAGCGCCTATGGCGGATTGGGCTTCTCCTGGTACAAGGATGGCGAGCGGCTGGAGTGGGCACAGGTGGAACTGGCTTTCACGGGTATCCAGGTGGCTGATGGGGGAGAATATCAGTGTGAGGTGCACAACACCCTAGGGAAATCCACCTCCCTGCCGCTCACCATCACTGTTGTGT atggCAGTGACTGTTACCAGCTGAGCCCTGGCTCCATGGCAGGCTTCGGAGCAggggtcctgctgctcttcctcctgAGCAGCCTCGGGGTTTATTGTCTGGCCAGGAGAATCCGCCAACGGAAAGAACTGGGGGGGAGTCTGCAGG GGGACAGCAgagaggaccccagtgccccacaGAGAGACTCGCTCTATGAG GAAATCCCATGTGCCGGGGAGATTCCCTGCCCCTTGGACGACGATGACGACTATTATAACAGCCCCAAGGACTATTGTAACTGA
- the LOC115640607 gene encoding carcinoembryonic antigen-related cell adhesion molecule 1-like isoform X2, which translates to MEALLLLALSILTEHHCRVQQGISRSPGVLSGSMECSISERCAFSSLYWYDGAGARIPQETGKSKSSLSMRIIWQHRGAVLECRVWGYRNRCLPKGSQPPATGRPHRLKVLVDTDSPGPIREGDSFTLRCVGESESLYQVYFWIHNYEDLYGSPSLQIEEATLFHGGNYTCMKWVSDIGRAYLAISPTTYVAILAPPVVHVVATPGPHRRTGEPLSLTCQLDTSAYGGLGFSWYKDGERLEWAQVELAFTGIQVADGGEYQCEVHNTLGKSTSLPLTITVVYGSDCYQLSPGSMAGFGAGVLLLFLLSSLGVYCLARRIRQRKELGGSLQGDSREDPSAPQRDSLYEEIPCAGEIPCPLDDDDDYYNSPKDYCN; encoded by the exons ATggaggccctgctgctgctggccctctCCATCCTGACTG AACATCACTGCAGGGTCCAACAAGGCATCTCTAGGAGCCCTGGAGTCCTGAGTGGCAGCATGGAATGCTCCATCTCCGAGCGCTGCGCCTTCTCCAGCCTGTATTGGTACGACGGAGCCGGCGCGCGGATCCCGCAGGAAACTGGCAAGAGCAAAAGCAGTCTGAGCATGCGCATCATCTGGCAGCACCGGGGGGCAGTGCTGGAGTGCCGGGTGTGGGGCTACCGGAATAGGTGCCTCCCCAAAGGTTCCCAGCCCCCCGCCACCG GCCGGCCCCATCGCCTGAAGGTCCTGGTGGACACGGACAGCCCAGGCCCGATCAGGGAGGGCGACTCGTTCACGCTGAGATGCGTGGGGGAAAGCGAGTCGCTGTACCAGGTCTACTTCTGGATTCACAACTATGAGGACCTGTATGGGAGCCCCTCTCTGCAGATTGAAGAGGCAACCTTGTTTCACGGGGGCAATTACACCTGCATGAAGTGGGTCTCCGACATAGGGCGTGCCTACCTGGCCATATCCCCCACCACCTATGTGGCCATCCTTG CCCCCCCTGTGGTGCATGTGGTGGCCACCCCAGGCCCTCATCGCCGCACTGGGGAACCTCTGTCCCTGACGTGCCAGCTGGACACCAGCGCCTATGGCGGATTGGGCTTCTCCTGGTACAAGGATGGCGAGCGGCTGGAGTGGGCACAGGTGGAACTGGCTTTCACGGGTATCCAGGTGGCTGATGGGGGAGAATATCAGTGTGAGGTGCACAACACCCTAGGGAAATCCACCTCCCTGCCGCTCACCATCACTGTTGTGT atggCAGTGACTGTTACCAGCTGAGCCCTGGCTCCATGGCAGGCTTCGGAGCAggggtcctgctgctcttcctcctgAGCAGCCTCGGGGTTTATTGTCTGGCCAGGAGAATCCGCCAACGGAAAGAACTGGGGGGGAGTCTGCAGG GGGACAGCAgagaggaccccagtgccccacaGAGAGACTCGCTCTATGAG GAAATCCCATGTGCCGGGGAGATTCCCTGCCCCTTGGACGACGATGACGACTATTATAACAGCCCCAAGGACTATTGTAACTGA